One genomic segment of Pseudomonas sp. p1(2021b) includes these proteins:
- the ftsY gene encoding signal recognition particle-docking protein FtsY, translating to MFGSNDDKKAPAEAGEKKGLFSWFRKKPQQPVAEQPQTPEPQAVEPAAPQAPVEQPEVAPVEPVAPVVQAPAPEPVASEPLQAPRPEPVASTPMQAPAPEPVASMPLQAVQPVVEPVPEPTAPVSNLVLPVAEEPVALVPDLEQKAPPAIPERPVAEPEPEPAAPAPVATEHAKVGFFARLKQGLSKTSASIGEGMASLFLGKKAIDDDLLDEIETRLLTADVGVEATSVIVQNLTQKVARKQLADADALYKSLQDELAALLRPVEQPLKIQSQTKPYVILVVGVNGAGKTTTIGKLAKKLQLEGKKVMLAAGDTFRAAAVEQLQVWGERNQIPVIAQHTGADSASVIFDAVQAAKARGVDVLIADTAGRLHTKDNLMEELKKVRRVIGKLDAEAPHEVLLVLDAGTGQNAISQAKYFNQSVELTGLALTKLDGTAKGGVIFALAKQFNLPIRFIGVGEGIDDLRTFEAEPFVKALFAEREHP from the coding sequence ATGTTTGGTTCCAACGACGACAAAAAAGCGCCGGCCGAGGCTGGCGAGAAGAAAGGCCTGTTCAGCTGGTTTCGCAAGAAGCCGCAGCAACCTGTCGCCGAACAGCCACAAACCCCTGAACCGCAGGCCGTAGAACCGGCCGCGCCGCAGGCCCCCGTCGAGCAGCCCGAGGTTGCTCCGGTCGAGCCCGTGGCCCCGGTCGTGCAAGCGCCTGCTCCCGAGCCCGTCGCCTCCGAGCCCCTGCAGGCGCCACGGCCGGAGCCGGTCGCGTCCACGCCGATGCAGGCGCCTGCGCCGGAGCCTGTGGCGTCCATGCCGCTGCAAGCCGTGCAACCGGTTGTGGAACCGGTGCCCGAGCCCACTGCGCCGGTCAGCAACCTGGTGTTGCCGGTAGCCGAAGAGCCGGTGGCCCTGGTGCCGGACCTCGAACAGAAAGCCCCGCCGGCCATTCCCGAGCGCCCTGTCGCCGAGCCTGAGCCCGAGCCGGCCGCTCCGGCACCTGTCGCCACCGAACACGCCAAGGTCGGCTTCTTCGCCCGCCTCAAGCAGGGCCTGTCCAAGACCAGCGCCAGCATCGGCGAGGGCATGGCCAGCCTGTTCCTGGGCAAGAAAGCCATCGATGACGATTTGCTCGACGAGATCGAGACCCGCCTGCTGACCGCCGACGTAGGCGTCGAGGCCACCTCGGTGATCGTGCAGAACCTGACCCAGAAGGTCGCCCGCAAGCAACTGGCCGACGCCGATGCGCTGTACAAGTCGCTGCAGGACGAACTGGCCGCGCTGCTGCGTCCGGTCGAACAGCCGCTGAAGATCCAGTCGCAGACCAAGCCCTACGTGATCCTCGTGGTCGGCGTGAACGGTGCCGGCAAGACCACCACCATCGGCAAGCTGGCCAAGAAGCTGCAGTTGGAGGGCAAGAAAGTCATGCTGGCAGCCGGCGATACCTTCCGTGCCGCGGCGGTGGAGCAGCTGCAGGTGTGGGGCGAGCGCAACCAGATCCCGGTCATCGCCCAGCACACCGGTGCCGACTCGGCCTCGGTGATCTTCGATGCCGTGCAGGCCGCCAAGGCTCGCGGCGTGGATGTGCTGATCGCCGATACCGCCGGTCGCCTGCACACCAAGGACAACCTGATGGAAGAGCTGAAGAAGGTGCGGCGGGTCATCGGCAAGCTCGATGCCGAGGCGCCCCATGAGGTCCTGCTGGTACTGGACGCCGGTACCGGGCAGAACGCTATCAGCCAGGCCAAGTACTTCAACCAGAGCGTCGAGCTGACCGGCCTGGCCCTGACCAAGCTGGACGGTACCGCAAAAGGCGGGGTGATCTTCGCCCTGGCCAAGCAGTTCAACCTGCCGATCCGCTTCATCGGTGTCGGCGAAGGTATCGACGACCTGCGCACCTTCGAAGCCGAGCCTTTCGTCAAAGCCTTGTTTGCCGAGCGGGAGCATCCATGA
- the trmB gene encoding tRNA (guanosine(46)-N7)-methyltransferase TrmB, with protein sequence MTESQDTPITTDGEARPHRRIKSFVMRAGRMTEGQQRGLEQGGPLFILPLADSPVDYDQVFGRSAPRTLEIGFGMGHSLLEMAAAAPELDFIGVEVHRPGVGALLNGVLTQGLKNLRVYDCDAIEVLNRCVADNSLDRLMLFFPDPWHKARHHKRRIVQPAFAELVRRKLKVGGVFHMATDWEPYAEHMLEVMKVAPGYRNQAPDGTYVPRPEERPITKFERRGERLGHGVWDLKFEKVE encoded by the coding sequence ATGACTGAATCGCAAGACACGCCGATCACCACCGACGGCGAAGCCCGCCCGCACCGCCGCATCAAGAGTTTCGTGATGCGCGCCGGGCGTATGACCGAAGGCCAGCAACGCGGCCTGGAGCAGGGCGGCCCCCTGTTCATCCTGCCCCTGGCCGACAGTCCGGTGGACTACGACCAGGTGTTCGGCCGTTCGGCGCCGCGCACCTTGGAGATCGGCTTCGGCATGGGCCATTCCCTGCTGGAAATGGCCGCGGCCGCGCCTGAGCTGGATTTCATCGGTGTCGAAGTGCACCGTCCGGGTGTCGGTGCACTGCTCAATGGCGTATTGACCCAGGGTCTGAAGAACCTGCGGGTATACGATTGCGACGCCATCGAGGTGCTCAACCGCTGCGTGGCCGACAACAGCCTCGACCGTTTGATGCTGTTCTTCCCCGACCCGTGGCATAAGGCGCGTCACCACAAACGCCGCATCGTCCAGCCGGCATTCGCCGAGCTGGTGCGCCGCAAGCTGAAGGTCGGTGGCGTGTTCCATATGGCCACTGACTGGGAGCCGTACGCTGAGCACATGCTGGAGGTGATGAAGGTCGCGCCGGGGTACCGCAACCAGGCGCCTGATGGCACCTACGTTCCGCGTCCCGAAGAGCGCCCGATCACCAAGTTCGAGCGCCGTGGCGAGCGCCTTGGCCATGGTGTTTGGGACCTGAAGTTCGAAAAGGTCGAGTGA
- a CDS encoding DUF423 domain-containing protein: MLRSFLMLAAFFGFTGVGLGAFAAHGLKSRLSADYLAIFQTGVTYQLVHALALLGVALLSVHLPGRLVGWAGGLFAMGIVLFSGSLYVLTLSGLGKLGVITPIGGLCFLAGWLCLGLAAWRLS; encoded by the coding sequence ATGCTTCGCAGCTTCCTGATGCTCGCTGCCTTCTTCGGCTTCACCGGCGTGGGCCTGGGTGCTTTCGCCGCCCATGGCCTGAAGAGCCGCCTGAGCGCCGATTACCTGGCGATCTTCCAGACCGGCGTGACCTATCAACTGGTGCATGCCTTGGCCCTGCTTGGCGTCGCGCTGCTCTCGGTGCACCTGCCCGGGCGCCTGGTCGGTTGGGCCGGTGGGCTGTTCGCCATGGGGATCGTGCTGTTCTCCGGCAGCCTGTATGTGCTGACCCTAAGCGGCCTGGGCAAGCTTGGTGTCATCACACCCATCGGCGGCCTGTGTTTCCTGGCCGGCTGGTTGTGCCTGGGGCTGGCTGCCTGGCGCCTGAGCTGA
- the hemW gene encoding radical SAM family heme chaperone HemW, which translates to MTETLSTQPRQPGAAGFATLPPLSLYIHIPWCVRKCPYCDFNSHAAGPELPEEAYVDALLTDLDQEMAAVQGRVLSSIFFGGGTPSLFSANALGRLLRGVEQRIPFATDIEITLEANPGTFEQEKFKAYRQTGINRLSIGVQSFQPAKLQALGRIHNGDEAIRAAGMARAAGFDNFNMDLMHGLPDQSLEDALADLRQAVDLGPTHLSWYQLTVEPNTVFWNQPPELPEDDILWDIQEAGQALMAANGFQQYEVSAYAQAGRAARHNLNYWRFGDFIGIGAGAHGKLTFADGRILRTWKTRLPKDYLNLAKPFKAGEKRLPVDELPFEFLMNALRLTQGVEAELFSQRTGLALSQLAEARREAERKGLLQVEPDRLVATPRGQLFLNDLLQYFLT; encoded by the coding sequence ATGACCGAAACGCTGTCCACCCAGCCACGCCAGCCCGGCGCGGCGGGTTTCGCCACGCTGCCGCCCCTGTCCTTGTATATCCACATTCCGTGGTGCGTGCGCAAATGCCCCTATTGCGACTTCAACTCCCATGCCGCCGGCCCTGAGCTGCCGGAAGAGGCGTATGTCGATGCCCTGCTGACCGACCTGGACCAGGAGATGGCCGCCGTGCAGGGCCGCGTGCTCAGTTCGATCTTCTTCGGCGGCGGCACGCCGAGCCTGTTCAGCGCCAATGCCTTGGGGCGGCTGCTGCGCGGCGTGGAGCAGCGCATCCCGTTCGCCACGGACATCGAGATCACCCTGGAGGCCAACCCTGGGACCTTCGAGCAAGAGAAATTCAAGGCCTATCGGCAAACGGGGATCAACCGCCTGTCCATCGGCGTGCAGAGCTTCCAGCCGGCCAAGCTCCAGGCCCTGGGGCGCATCCACAACGGCGACGAGGCGATCCGCGCCGCCGGCATGGCACGGGCGGCCGGCTTCGACAATTTCAACATGGACCTGATGCACGGCCTGCCCGACCAATCGCTGGAAGATGCCCTGGCAGACCTGCGCCAGGCCGTCGACCTGGGGCCGACCCATTTGTCCTGGTACCAGCTGACCGTCGAGCCGAACACCGTGTTCTGGAACCAGCCACCGGAGTTGCCCGAAGACGACATCCTGTGGGACATCCAGGAAGCCGGGCAAGCCTTGATGGCCGCGAACGGCTTCCAGCAGTACGAAGTTTCGGCCTACGCCCAGGCGGGCCGCGCCGCCAGGCACAACCTCAACTACTGGCGCTTTGGCGACTTCATCGGCATCGGTGCCGGCGCCCACGGCAAGCTGACCTTCGCCGATGGGCGCATCCTGCGCACCTGGAAGACCCGCCTGCCCAAGGACTACCTGAACCTGGCCAAGCCATTCAAGGCCGGGGAAAAGCGGCTACCGGTGGACGAACTACCGTTCGAATTCCTGATGAACGCCCTGCGCCTGACCCAAGGGGTGGAAGCCGAGCTGTTCAGCCAACGCACCGGGCTTGCGCTTTCGCAGTTGGCAGAAGCCAGGCGCGAGGCAGAACGAAAGGGCCTTTTGCAGGTCGAACCGGATCGGCTGGTGGCAACACCCCGGGGCCAATTGTTTCTCAATGACCTGTTGCAGTATTTCTTGACCTAA
- the ftsE gene encoding cell division ATP-binding protein FtsE, giving the protein MIRFEQVAKRYPNGHVGLHELSFRARRGEFLFVTGHSGAGKSTLLRLLLAMERPTSGKLMLAGQDLGQISNAQIPFLRRQIGVVFQNHQLLFDRTVFNNIALPLQILGLSKPEIAKRVDSALERVSLSDKGELFPADLSTGQQQRVGIARAIVHQPALLLADEPTGNLDPRLAAEIMGVFEDINRLGTTVLIASHDLALIARMRHRMLTLQRGRLIGDGEAGQ; this is encoded by the coding sequence ATGATCCGATTCGAACAGGTTGCCAAGCGCTATCCCAACGGCCATGTCGGCCTGCACGAGCTGAGCTTCCGGGCGCGCCGGGGCGAGTTCCTGTTCGTCACCGGCCACTCGGGCGCGGGCAAGAGCACCTTGCTGCGCCTGTTGCTGGCCATGGAACGCCCCACCAGCGGCAAGCTGATGCTGGCCGGCCAGGATCTGGGGCAGATCAGCAACGCACAGATTCCTTTCCTGCGTCGGCAGATCGGCGTGGTCTTCCAGAACCACCAACTGCTGTTCGACCGCACGGTGTTCAATAACATCGCGTTGCCGCTGCAGATTCTCGGGCTGTCCAAGCCCGAGATCGCCAAACGCGTGGACTCGGCCCTGGAGCGTGTGTCCCTGAGCGACAAGGGCGAACTGTTCCCGGCGGACCTGTCCACCGGGCAGCAGCAGCGGGTGGGCATCGCCCGCGCCATCGTTCACCAGCCGGCCTTGCTGTTGGCCGATGAACCCACCGGTAACCTCGACCCGCGCCTGGCCGCCGAGATCATGGGCGTGTTCGAGGACATCAACCGCCTGGGCACCACGGTATTGATCGCCAGCCACGACCTGGCGCTGATCGCGCGCATGCGTCACCGCATGCTGACCTTGCAACGCGGTCGCTTGATCGGCGATGGGGAGGCCGGGCAATGA
- the mtgA gene encoding monofunctional biosynthetic peptidoglycan transglycosylase, whose amino-acid sequence MLSSLIRRLVRALLWFAAGSIVVVLALRWVPPPGTALMVERKVQSWVSGEPIDLQRDWTPWERISDELKVAVIAGEDQKFANHWGFDLPAIQAALAYNERGGKIRGASTLTQQVAKNLFLWSGRSWLRKGLEAWFTALIELFWSKQRILEVYLNSAEWGKGVFGAQAAARYHFGVDASRLSRQQAAQLAAVLPSPLKWSASRPSAYVANRAGWIRRQMSQLGGPSYLMQLRP is encoded by the coding sequence ATGTTGTCATCCCTAATCCGCCGCCTCGTCCGCGCCCTGCTCTGGTTCGCCGCCGGCAGCATCGTCGTGGTGCTGGCCCTGCGCTGGGTACCGCCGCCGGGCACGGCACTGATGGTCGAGCGCAAGGTGCAGTCATGGGTCAGTGGCGAGCCGATCGACCTGCAGCGGGACTGGACGCCCTGGGAGCGGATCTCCGATGAACTCAAGGTGGCGGTCATCGCCGGTGAGGACCAGAAGTTCGCCAACCATTGGGGCTTCGACCTGCCGGCCATCCAGGCTGCGCTGGCCTACAACGAGCGCGGCGGCAAGATCCGCGGGGCCAGCACCCTGACCCAGCAGGTGGCCAAGAACCTGTTCCTGTGGTCCGGCCGCAGCTGGCTGCGCAAGGGGCTGGAGGCCTGGTTCACGGCGCTGATCGAGCTGTTCTGGTCCAAGCAGCGGATCCTGGAGGTCTATCTGAACAGCGCCGAATGGGGCAAAGGAGTATTCGGCGCCCAGGCGGCTGCCCGCTACCACTTCGGTGTGGATGCCAGCCGCCTTTCGCGCCAACAGGCCGCGCAGCTGGCGGCTGTGCTGCCCAGCCCGTTGAAGTGGAGTGCCAGCCGACCCAGTGCCTATGTGGCCAACCGCGCCGGCTGGATCCGCCGGCAGATGAGCCAGTTGGGCGGACCCAGCTACCTGATGCAGCTTCGTCCCTGA
- the thiS gene encoding sulfur carrier protein ThiS: protein MRIQLNGEPYELPDGESVASLLGRLELAGRRVAVELNLDIVPRSQHESTQLSEGDQVEVVHAIGGG from the coding sequence ATGCGCATTCAATTGAACGGTGAACCTTACGAATTGCCCGATGGCGAGAGCGTCGCGTCCCTGCTGGGTCGGCTGGAGCTCGCCGGCCGCCGGGTGGCGGTGGAACTGAACCTGGATATCGTCCCGCGCAGCCAGCACGAAAGCACGCAGCTGAGCGAAGGCGACCAGGTCGAAGTGGTCCATGCCATCGGTGGCGGCTGA
- the ftsX gene encoding permease-like cell division protein FtsX — protein MNTTRTPKVSERVAPKAADPQPNKQRGGHDDDGPDFRTLLHAWLESHRASLADSLRRLGKQPIGSFFTCLVMAVALSMPMGLSLLLKNVEKLGGSWQRAAQISLYLKLDAGSKEGEALRDEIKGMPGVADAQYVSREQALEEFQQQSGLGEALRELPDNPLPGVVVVTPTEVDKPALEALRQRLAELPKVEAAQLDLVWVERLAAILKLGDRFVFGLAVMLVSALLLVIGNTIRLHIENRRIEIEVIKLVGGTDSYVRRPFLYMGALYGLGAGVLAWGILAFSLDWLNDAVVDLSGLYGSDFALAGVPGSDGLSLLIGAVLLGYIGAWIAVARHLNELAPR, from the coding sequence ATGAACACGACACGTACGCCGAAAGTCTCCGAGCGCGTCGCGCCGAAAGCCGCCGACCCGCAGCCGAACAAGCAGCGCGGCGGCCACGACGACGATGGCCCGGACTTCCGCACCCTGTTGCATGCGTGGCTGGAGAGCCACCGCGCCAGCCTGGCCGACAGCCTGCGCCGCCTGGGCAAGCAGCCGATCGGCAGCTTCTTCACCTGCCTGGTCATGGCCGTGGCACTGAGCATGCCCATGGGCCTGTCGTTGCTGCTCAAGAATGTCGAGAAACTTGGAGGCTCCTGGCAACGCGCCGCGCAGATCTCCCTGTATCTTAAGCTCGATGCGGGCAGCAAGGAAGGCGAGGCGCTGCGTGACGAGATCAAGGGCATGCCCGGCGTGGCCGATGCCCAATATGTCAGCCGCGAGCAGGCGCTGGAGGAGTTCCAGCAGCAATCCGGCCTGGGCGAGGCCCTGCGCGAATTGCCAGACAACCCGCTGCCCGGTGTGGTGGTGGTGACCCCGACCGAGGTCGACAAGCCGGCCCTGGAGGCCCTGCGCCAGCGCCTGGCGGAACTGCCGAAGGTCGAGGCGGCACAGCTGGACCTGGTCTGGGTGGAACGCCTGGCGGCGATCCTCAAGCTGGGTGATCGCTTCGTGTTCGGCCTGGCTGTGATGCTCGTTTCGGCCCTGTTGTTAGTAATCGGTAACACAATTCGTCTACATATCGAGAACCGCCGCATCGAGATCGAAGTGATCAAGTTGGTGGGGGGGACCGACAGCTATGTCCGTCGACCCTTCCTCTACATGGGCGCGCTCTACGGCCTGGGCGCTGGTGTGCTGGCCTGGGGCATCCTGGCCTTCTCGCTGGACTGGCTCAACGATGCGGTCGTGGACCTTTCCGGGTTGTATGGCAGTGATTTCGCCCTGGCAGGTGTACCAGGGTCGGATGGACTTTCGCTCTTGATCGGTGCTGTACTGTTGGGGTATATCGGTGCGTGGATCGCGGTCGCTCGTCACCTGAACGAGCTGGCACCACGATAA
- a CDS encoding DUF3392 family protein → MDLVLDLLATVSRWSRSNLSEISLALVGCLLVLFGTDIKGWVEGRLGGLAGALRVPFMALLVMIGSGAALIYATPWVVKGLAQFNNYALAPVLLVVLVLIGVVADRRG, encoded by the coding sequence ATGGACCTGGTACTTGACCTGCTCGCGACCGTTTCTCGTTGGAGCCGCAGCAACCTGTCGGAAATCTCCCTGGCCTTGGTAGGCTGCTTGCTGGTGCTGTTCGGCACCGACATCAAGGGCTGGGTGGAAGGACGCCTGGGTGGCCTGGCCGGGGCCCTGCGCGTGCCCTTCATGGCACTGCTGGTGATGATCGGCAGCGGCGCCGCATTGATCTACGCAACCCCCTGGGTGGTGAAAGGCCTGGCCCAATTCAACAACTACGCCCTGGCACCGGTGCTGCTGGTGGTACTGGTCCTGATCGGCGTGGTAGCAGACCGCCGCGGCTGA
- a CDS encoding thiazole synthase, with product MSNVRSDKPFTLAGRTFQSRLLVGTGKYRDMEETRLAIEASGAEIVTVAVRRTNIGQNPGEPNLLDVLPPDRYTILPNTAGCYDAVEAVRTCRLARELLDGHNLVKLEVLADQKTLFPNVIETLKAAEVLVKDGFDVMVYTSDDPIIARQLAEAGCIAVMPLAGLIGTGLGICNPYNLQIILEESKVPVLVDAGVGTASDATIAMEMGCEAVLMNSAIAHAQQPVLMAEAMKHAIVAGRMAYLAGRMPKKLYASASSPLEGLIK from the coding sequence ATGAGCAACGTTCGCAGCGACAAGCCCTTCACCCTGGCCGGGCGCACTTTCCAGTCGCGCCTGCTGGTCGGCACCGGCAAGTACCGTGACATGGAAGAAACCCGCTTGGCCATCGAGGCCTCGGGTGCCGAGATCGTCACCGTTGCCGTGCGCCGTACCAACATCGGCCAGAACCCGGGCGAGCCGAACCTGCTCGACGTGTTGCCGCCGGACCGCTACACCATCCTGCCGAACACCGCCGGTTGCTACGATGCCGTCGAAGCCGTGCGCACCTGCCGCCTGGCGCGTGAGCTGCTCGACGGCCACAACCTGGTCAAGCTGGAAGTGCTGGCCGACCAGAAGACCCTGTTCCCCAACGTCATCGAGACCCTCAAGGCCGCCGAAGTGCTGGTCAAGGACGGTTTCGACGTGATGGTGTACACCAGCGATGACCCGATCATCGCCCGTCAGCTGGCCGAAGCCGGCTGCATCGCGGTGATGCCGCTGGCGGGCCTGATCGGCACCGGCCTGGGCATCTGCAACCCCTACAACCTGCAGATCATCCTGGAAGAATCCAAGGTGCCGGTGCTGGTCGATGCCGGCGTAGGTACCGCCTCCGACGCCACCATCGCCATGGAGATGGGCTGCGAGGCGGTGCTGATGAACTCGGCCATTGCCCATGCCCAGCAGCCGGTGCTGATGGCCGAGGCCATGAAGCACGCCATCGTCGCTGGTCGCATGGCCTACCTGGCCGGGCGCATGCCGAAGAAACTCTATGCCAGCGCCTCGTCGCCGCTGGAAGGTCTGATCAAGTAA
- the rpoH gene encoding RNA polymerase sigma factor RpoH, producing MTTSLQPAYALVPGANLEAYVHTVNSIPLLTVEQERELAERLYYEQDLEAARQMVMAHLRFVVHIARSYAGYGLAQADLIQEGNVGLMKAVKRFNPEMGVRLVSFAVHWIKAEIHEFILRNWRIVKVATTKAQRKLFFNLRSQKKRLAWLNNDEVHRVAESLGVEPREVREMESRLSGQDMAFDPAAEADDDSAFQSPAHYLEDHRYDPAVQLEDADWSDNSTSNLHDALQGLDERSRDILYQRWLAEEKATLHELADKYSVSAERIRQLEKNAMNKVKALITV from the coding sequence ATGACCACTTCGTTGCAACCTGCCTATGCCCTGGTTCCCGGTGCAAACCTGGAAGCCTACGTGCACACGGTCAACAGCATCCCGTTGCTGACGGTCGAGCAGGAGCGTGAACTGGCCGAGCGTCTCTACTATGAGCAGGATCTCGAGGCCGCTCGGCAAATGGTGATGGCCCACCTGCGTTTCGTCGTACATATCGCCCGTAGCTATGCAGGCTATGGGCTGGCCCAGGCCGACCTTATCCAGGAAGGCAACGTTGGCCTGATGAAGGCGGTAAAGCGTTTCAACCCGGAAATGGGCGTGCGCCTGGTGTCCTTCGCAGTGCACTGGATCAAGGCCGAGATCCATGAGTTCATCCTGCGCAACTGGCGTATCGTCAAGGTGGCGACCACCAAGGCCCAGCGCAAGCTGTTCTTCAACTTGCGCAGCCAGAAGAAGCGCCTGGCCTGGCTGAACAATGACGAAGTCCATCGTGTGGCCGAGAGCCTGGGCGTGGAGCCGCGTGAAGTGCGCGAGATGGAAAGCCGCCTGAGCGGCCAGGATATGGCCTTCGACCCGGCCGCCGAGGCCGACGATGACAGCGCCTTCCAGTCGCCTGCGCATTACCTGGAAGACCACCGCTACGATCCGGCCGTACAGCTGGAGGATGCCGACTGGAGCGATAACTCCACCAGCAACCTGCACGATGCCTTGCAAGGGCTGGATGAGCGCAGCCGGGACATTCTCTACCAGCGCTGGTTGGCCGAGGAAAAAGCCACGCTGCATGAGCTGGCGGATAAGTACAGCGTGTCGGCGGAGCGTATCCGTCAGTTGGAAAAGAACGCGATGAACAAGGTCAAGGCGTTGATCACAGTCTGA